In Gossypium arboreum isolate Shixiya-1 chromosome 5, ASM2569848v2, whole genome shotgun sequence, a single genomic region encodes these proteins:
- the LOC108449928 gene encoding 3-ketoacyl-CoA synthase 12 translates to MESFSFLLIISIFYLLFKIWNWINNVRDQQCYILDYQCYKPSDDRMVGTEFCGEVIKRNKNLGLNEYKFLLKAIVSSGIGEQTYAPRIMFSGREESPKLEDGILEMEEFFHDSIEKVLSRAGISPQEIDLLVVNVSMLSTVPSLCSRIINHYKMRPDIKSFNLTGMGCSASLISLDIVRNVFKSYKNKFALLVTSESLSPNWYAGNDRSMILSNCLFRSGGCAVLLTNNKSLKHRAMFKLKCLVRTHHGAKDDSYGCCIQREDDKGRMGFHLSKSLPKAATRSFVDNLRVITPKILPVRELVRFMAVSLLKKWNVVRHGSSHKGASQGPIKAGVNFKSGVDHFCIHTGGKAVIDGIGISLDLTEYDLEPARMTLHRFGNTSASSLWYVLAYMEAKKRLKKGDKVLMISFGAGFKCNSCLWEVVRDLGDGNVWKDEIYMYPPKTLVNPYMEKFGWIQDEDPSTFNPGD, encoded by the coding sequence ATGGAGTCGTTCTCTTTTTTGTTGATAATTTCAATTTTCTATCTTCTCTTCAAAATATGGAATTGGATCAATAACGTGAGAGACCAACAATGTTACATTTTGGATTACCAATGCTACAAGCCCAGTGATGATAGGATGGTGGGGACTGAGTTCTGCGGGGAAGTGATAAAGAGGAACAAGAATCTCGGACTCAACGAGTACAAGTTCTTGCTGAAAGCCATTGTCAGTTCAGGCATCGGAGAACAAACCTACGCCCCGAGGATCATGTTTTCCGGAAGAGAAGAGAGCCCGAAACTGGAAGATGGGATCTTGGAAATGGAAGAGTTTTTTCACGATAGCATCGAGAAGGTGTTATCAAGGGCAGGCATATCTCCTCAAGAAATCGATCTCTTAGTCGTCAATGTCTCCATGTTATCCACAGTTCCTTCTTTGTGTTCTCGGATCATAAACCACTACAAAATGAGACCAGACATCAAGTCTTTTAACTTAACTGGAATGGGGTGTAGTGCTAGTCTGATTTCTCTTGACATTGTTCGCAATGTCTTCAAGTCTTACAAGAACAAGTTCGCATTGCTTGTGACTTCGGAATCGTTGAGTCCGAATTGGTATGCTGGCAACGATAGATCGATGATTCTCTCCAATTGTTTGTTCCGTTCGGGTGGCTGCGCAGTACTTTTGACAAACAACAAGTCCTTGAAGCATCGAGCAATGTTCAAATTGAAATGCTTGGTGAGAACACATCATGGAGCCAAAGATGATTCGTATGGTTGTTGTATCCAAAGGGAAGATGATAAAGGAAGGATGGGATTTCACCTTAGCAAAAGCCTTCCCAAAGCCGCAACTCGTTCTTTCGTCGATAATTTGAGGGTCATCACCCCAAAGATCCTGCCTGTTAGGGAACTAGTACGGTTCATGGCAGTTTCACTCCTTAAAAAATGGAACGTCGTCCGCCATGGTTCTTCCCACAAGGGAGCTTCTCAAGGACCAATCAAAGCTGGGGTGAACTTCAAGAGTGGGGTGGACCATTTCTGCATCCACACAGGAGGGAAAGCAGTGATAGATGGGATCGGAATAAGCCTTGATTTGACCGAGTATGATTTGGAGCCAGCTAGGATGACACTGCATCGATTTGGCAACACATCGGCAAGTAGCCTGTGGTATGTTTTGGCATACATGGAAGCCAAAAAGAGGCTGAAGAAAGGGGATAAGGTGTTGATGATAAGCTTTGGTGCTGGCTTTAAATGCAACAGTTGTTTGTGGGAGGTTGTAAGGGATTTAGGAGATGGGAATGTATGGAAAGATGAAATTTACATGTACCCACCAAAGACATTGGTTAATCCTTACATGGAAAAGTTTGGCTGGATTCAAGATGAAGATCCTAGCACCTTCAATCCTGGAGATTAA
- the LOC108453841 gene encoding nudix hydrolase 9 isoform X4: MEKEVGNGCSSLAYKLLFSCPFGLSQPQFSMNHTIEFLIQTRIWRIPFLRYGIRGFRKMDLYSMARNLGTFVGTNLNPSWEKFLVASEDDPTQCQHTSSPLGNGAIVETSDQKIVLLQRSDNVGEFPGHFVFPGGHPEPQEVGIETHEYCKGSKDSELVNKKVLQEMFESIIREVVEEIGVPATSLSDPLFIGISRRVLNVRPAIFFFIKCSLESKEIHQLYSKAQDGYESTQLYTVSMIEVEHMTLKMPGCHQGGFALYKLMVEALKKN, encoded by the exons ATGGAGAAGGAAGTGGGCAACGGGTGTTCTTCTCTTGCTTACAAGCTTTTATTCTCATGCCCTTTCGGTCTGTCTCAGCCACAG TTTTCGATGAATCATACGATAGAATTCCTCATTCAGACTCGAATTTGGAGAATTCCATTTCTCAG ATATGGGATCAGAGGGTTCAGAAAAATGGATCTTTATTCAATGGCAAGAAATTTAGG AACTTTTGTGGGGACAAATTTGAATCCTTCATGGGAAAAATTCTTGGTTGCATCAGAAG ATGACCCAACACAGTGTCAACACACCTCGAGCCCTCTAGGTAATGGTGCAATTGTGGAGACATCTGACCAAAAAATAGTGCTGCTGCAAAGAAGTGATAATGTTGGCGAATTTCCTGGGCATTTTGTTTTCCCAGGAGGCCACCCTGAG CCACAAGAAGTTGGCATAGAAACCCACGAGTACTGCAAGGGCTCGAAAGATTCTGAGCTTGTTAATAAAAAGGTTTTGCAGGAGATGTTCGAAAGCATCATCCGTGAAGTTGTTGAGGAAATTGGAGTGCCAGCTACATCCTTG TCAGATCCTCTTTTTATCGGCATATCCCGCAGGGTCTTGAATGTTAGACCAGCTATCTTTTTCTTTATTAAATGCAGTCTTGAATCAAAAGAAATCCATCAACTGTATTCTAAGGCACAAGATGGCTATGAATCCACTCAACTTTATACAGTCTCAATG ATTGAAGTAGAGCATATGACATTAAAAATGCCTGGCTGTCATCAAGGTGGATTTGCTCTCTATAAACTAATGGTTGAAGCGTTGAAGAAGAACTGA
- the LOC108453841 gene encoding nudix hydrolase 9 isoform X1 yields MEKEVGNGCSSLAYKLLFSCPFGLSQPQLSAVFDESYDRIPHSDSNLENSISQIWDQRVQKNGSLFNGKKFRYGGYSQKSGDGSKKESYVCLHLGLTDYKTFVGTNLNPSWEKFLVASEDDPTQCQHTSSPLGNGAIVETSDQKIVLLQRSDNVGEFPGHFVFPGGHPEPQEVGIETHEYCKGSKDSELVNKKVLQEMFESIIREVVEEIGVPATSLSDPLFIGISRRVLNVRPAIFFFIKCSLESKEIHQLYSKAQDGYESTQLYTVSMIEVEHMTLKMPGCHQGGFALYKLMVEALKKN; encoded by the exons ATGGAGAAGGAAGTGGGCAACGGGTGTTCTTCTCTTGCTTACAAGCTTTTATTCTCATGCCCTTTCGGTCTGTCTCAGCCACAG CTGTCCGCAGTTTTCGATGAATCATACGATAGAATTCCTCATTCAGACTCGAATTTGGAGAATTCCATTTCTCAG ATATGGGATCAGAGGGTTCAGAAAAATGGATCTTTATTCAATGGCAAGAAATTTAGG TATGGAGGGTATAGTCAGAAGAGTGGAGATGGATCAAAGAAAGAGTCTTATGTATGCCTTCACCTTGGATTGACAGATTATAA AACTTTTGTGGGGACAAATTTGAATCCTTCATGGGAAAAATTCTTGGTTGCATCAGAAG ATGACCCAACACAGTGTCAACACACCTCGAGCCCTCTAGGTAATGGTGCAATTGTGGAGACATCTGACCAAAAAATAGTGCTGCTGCAAAGAAGTGATAATGTTGGCGAATTTCCTGGGCATTTTGTTTTCCCAGGAGGCCACCCTGAG CCACAAGAAGTTGGCATAGAAACCCACGAGTACTGCAAGGGCTCGAAAGATTCTGAGCTTGTTAATAAAAAGGTTTTGCAGGAGATGTTCGAAAGCATCATCCGTGAAGTTGTTGAGGAAATTGGAGTGCCAGCTACATCCTTG TCAGATCCTCTTTTTATCGGCATATCCCGCAGGGTCTTGAATGTTAGACCAGCTATCTTTTTCTTTATTAAATGCAGTCTTGAATCAAAAGAAATCCATCAACTGTATTCTAAGGCACAAGATGGCTATGAATCCACTCAACTTTATACAGTCTCAATG ATTGAAGTAGAGCATATGACATTAAAAATGCCTGGCTGTCATCAAGGTGGATTTGCTCTCTATAAACTAATGGTTGAAGCGTTGAAGAAGAACTGA
- the LOC108453841 gene encoding nudix hydrolase 9 isoform X2: protein MEKEVGNGCSSLAYKLLFSCPFGLSQPQFSMNHTIEFLIQTRIWRIPFLRYGIRGFRKMDLYSMARNLGMEGIVRRVEMDQRKSLITFVGTNLNPSWEKFLVASEDDPTQCQHTSSPLGNGAIVETSDQKIVLLQRSDNVGEFPGHFVFPGGHPEPQEVGIETHEYCKGSKDSELVNKKVLQEMFESIIREVVEEIGVPATSLSDPLFIGISRRVLNVRPAIFFFIKCSLESKEIHQLYSKAQDGYESTQLYTVSMIEVEHMTLKMPGCHQGGFALYKLMVEALKKN, encoded by the exons ATGGAGAAGGAAGTGGGCAACGGGTGTTCTTCTCTTGCTTACAAGCTTTTATTCTCATGCCCTTTCGGTCTGTCTCAGCCACAG TTTTCGATGAATCATACGATAGAATTCCTCATTCAGACTCGAATTTGGAGAATTCCATTTCTCAG ATATGGGATCAGAGGGTTCAGAAAAATGGATCTTTATTCAATGGCAAGAAATTTAGG TATGGAGGGTATAGTCAGAAGAGTGGAGATGGATCAAAGAAAGAGTCTTAT AACTTTTGTGGGGACAAATTTGAATCCTTCATGGGAAAAATTCTTGGTTGCATCAGAAG ATGACCCAACACAGTGTCAACACACCTCGAGCCCTCTAGGTAATGGTGCAATTGTGGAGACATCTGACCAAAAAATAGTGCTGCTGCAAAGAAGTGATAATGTTGGCGAATTTCCTGGGCATTTTGTTTTCCCAGGAGGCCACCCTGAG CCACAAGAAGTTGGCATAGAAACCCACGAGTACTGCAAGGGCTCGAAAGATTCTGAGCTTGTTAATAAAAAGGTTTTGCAGGAGATGTTCGAAAGCATCATCCGTGAAGTTGTTGAGGAAATTGGAGTGCCAGCTACATCCTTG TCAGATCCTCTTTTTATCGGCATATCCCGCAGGGTCTTGAATGTTAGACCAGCTATCTTTTTCTTTATTAAATGCAGTCTTGAATCAAAAGAAATCCATCAACTGTATTCTAAGGCACAAGATGGCTATGAATCCACTCAACTTTATACAGTCTCAATG ATTGAAGTAGAGCATATGACATTAAAAATGCCTGGCTGTCATCAAGGTGGATTTGCTCTCTATAAACTAATGGTTGAAGCGTTGAAGAAGAACTGA
- the LOC108453841 gene encoding nudix hydrolase 9 isoform X3, whose amino-acid sequence MPFRSVSATVFDESYDRIPHSDSNLENSISQIWDQRVQKNGSLFNGKKFRYGGYSQKSGDGSKKESYVCLHLGLTDYKTFVGTNLNPSWEKFLVASEDDPTQCQHTSSPLGNGAIVETSDQKIVLLQRSDNVGEFPGHFVFPGGHPEPQEVGIETHEYCKGSKDSELVNKKVLQEMFESIIREVVEEIGVPATSLSDPLFIGISRRVLNVRPAIFFFIKCSLESKEIHQLYSKAQDGYESTQLYTVSMIEVEHMTLKMPGCHQGGFALYKLMVEALKKN is encoded by the exons ATGCCCTTTCGGTCTGTCTCAGCCACAG TTTTCGATGAATCATACGATAGAATTCCTCATTCAGACTCGAATTTGGAGAATTCCATTTCTCAG ATATGGGATCAGAGGGTTCAGAAAAATGGATCTTTATTCAATGGCAAGAAATTTAGG TATGGAGGGTATAGTCAGAAGAGTGGAGATGGATCAAAGAAAGAGTCTTATGTATGCCTTCACCTTGGATTGACAGATTATAA AACTTTTGTGGGGACAAATTTGAATCCTTCATGGGAAAAATTCTTGGTTGCATCAGAAG ATGACCCAACACAGTGTCAACACACCTCGAGCCCTCTAGGTAATGGTGCAATTGTGGAGACATCTGACCAAAAAATAGTGCTGCTGCAAAGAAGTGATAATGTTGGCGAATTTCCTGGGCATTTTGTTTTCCCAGGAGGCCACCCTGAG CCACAAGAAGTTGGCATAGAAACCCACGAGTACTGCAAGGGCTCGAAAGATTCTGAGCTTGTTAATAAAAAGGTTTTGCAGGAGATGTTCGAAAGCATCATCCGTGAAGTTGTTGAGGAAATTGGAGTGCCAGCTACATCCTTG TCAGATCCTCTTTTTATCGGCATATCCCGCAGGGTCTTGAATGTTAGACCAGCTATCTTTTTCTTTATTAAATGCAGTCTTGAATCAAAAGAAATCCATCAACTGTATTCTAAGGCACAAGATGGCTATGAATCCACTCAACTTTATACAGTCTCAATG ATTGAAGTAGAGCATATGACATTAAAAATGCCTGGCTGTCATCAAGGTGGATTTGCTCTCTATAAACTAATGGTTGAAGCGTTGAAGAAGAACTGA
- the LOC108453841 gene encoding nudix hydrolase 9 isoform X5, producing the protein MNHTIEFLIQTRIWRIPFLRYGIRGFRKMDLYSMARNLGMEGIVRRVEMDQRKSLITFVGTNLNPSWEKFLVASEDDPTQCQHTSSPLGNGAIVETSDQKIVLLQRSDNVGEFPGHFVFPGGHPEPQEVGIETHEYCKGSKDSELVNKKVLQEMFESIIREVVEEIGVPATSLSDPLFIGISRRVLNVRPAIFFFIKCSLESKEIHQLYSKAQDGYESTQLYTVSMIEVEHMTLKMPGCHQGGFALYKLMVEALKKN; encoded by the exons ATGAATCATACGATAGAATTCCTCATTCAGACTCGAATTTGGAGAATTCCATTTCTCAG ATATGGGATCAGAGGGTTCAGAAAAATGGATCTTTATTCAATGGCAAGAAATTTAGG TATGGAGGGTATAGTCAGAAGAGTGGAGATGGATCAAAGAAAGAGTCTTAT AACTTTTGTGGGGACAAATTTGAATCCTTCATGGGAAAAATTCTTGGTTGCATCAGAAG ATGACCCAACACAGTGTCAACACACCTCGAGCCCTCTAGGTAATGGTGCAATTGTGGAGACATCTGACCAAAAAATAGTGCTGCTGCAAAGAAGTGATAATGTTGGCGAATTTCCTGGGCATTTTGTTTTCCCAGGAGGCCACCCTGAG CCACAAGAAGTTGGCATAGAAACCCACGAGTACTGCAAGGGCTCGAAAGATTCTGAGCTTGTTAATAAAAAGGTTTTGCAGGAGATGTTCGAAAGCATCATCCGTGAAGTTGTTGAGGAAATTGGAGTGCCAGCTACATCCTTG TCAGATCCTCTTTTTATCGGCATATCCCGCAGGGTCTTGAATGTTAGACCAGCTATCTTTTTCTTTATTAAATGCAGTCTTGAATCAAAAGAAATCCATCAACTGTATTCTAAGGCACAAGATGGCTATGAATCCACTCAACTTTATACAGTCTCAATG ATTGAAGTAGAGCATATGACATTAAAAATGCCTGGCTGTCATCAAGGTGGATTTGCTCTCTATAAACTAATGGTTGAAGCGTTGAAGAAGAACTGA
- the LOC108453471 gene encoding E3 UFM1-protein ligase 1 homolog: protein MDDELLELQRQFEFAQQAKSSIRLSERNVVELVQKLHELRIIDFELLHTVSGKEYITPEQLRHEIAGEVKKLGRVSLIDLADTTGVDLYHVEKQAQHVVSEDPGLMLIQGEIISQSYWDSVAEEINERLQECSQIALAELAAQLYVGSELVASVLEPRLGTLVKGRLEGGQLYTPAYIARVSAMVRGASRGITVPTNLSVLWSSLQQLLQEMEGATGLAVEGSFFQSLFNGLVKEGEVLGTLRAGIHWTPTVFAIAQKECVDSFFSQNSFISYDTLHKLGISQPIQYLQPRFPEGIPLVTAFVHPSMIEMLDAAIEDAIERGSWLDSLSLLPTSFGAQDASKILSLSPSVQSALKANKALIVGDSYLFSSSFVKDVYDRVEKELETLSHSGSSTIILSDDSHMVKEAKAGKDLSKSSEPVEIVTESGNKKRGTEKGSKKKKGKSSGARTVSAEGDSENEDYIPTKSKKNQKKGKDASSSQVADSRKVVKKDSIKAQEENVPSEEWLMQKLEALLPDFEEQGVDDPQAILKYLADYLRPMLANYLKERRKALFTENVEKMKILLDNLQRKLDESFLNMQLYEKALDLFEDDQSTSVTLHRHLLRTVATSIADMLFHNLNLHNKLKNGTQVEDSQNSESISLSPGERTAIAKSLPESQSKRALAVVEALEGKRVETFMPALRDLAEESGLFLKKLDKKLERTLLHSYRKDLTSQVSAETDPVSLLPKVVSLLYIQVHSRALQAPGRAISVAVTRLKDKLDDSAYKILTDFQTATVTLLALISAAAGDEADCSSDRILSKKELLEGQMPALKALVLGFSGSQA from the exons ATGGATGATGAATTGCTGGAATTGCAGAGGCAATTCGAGTTTGCACAGCAGGCCAAATCGAGCATCCGATTATCGGAACGGAACGTCGTTGAATTGGTCCAAAAGCTCCACGAGCTTCGTATCATTGATTTCGAACTTCTCCATACAGTTTCTGGCAAAGAATATATCACTCCC GAGCAATTGAGACATGAAATTGCTGGGGAGGTGAAGAAATTAGGACGTGTTTCATTGATTGATCTTGCGGATACTACTGGGGTGGATTTATATCATGTTGAGAAGCAAGCTCAGCATGTAGTATCGGAGGATCCAGGGCTCATGTTGATTCAAGGGGAAATTATATCACAATCTTATTGGGATTCTGTAGCTGAAGAAATCAATGAGAGACTGCAGGAATGCAGTCAAATTGCTTTAGCTGAATTGGCTGCACAGTTATATGTTGGCTCTGAGTTGGTGGCATCTGTCTTGGAGCCTCGCCTAGGGACTTTG GTGAAAGGTAGGCTTGAAGGTGGGCAATTGTACACACCTGCATATATAGCTCGTGTCAGTGCCATGGTTCGTGGTGCTTCCAGGGGTATCACGGTACCAACGAATTTGTCTGTTCTGTGGAGCTCTTTGCAGCAGCTGTTACAAGAAATGGAAGGAGCCACTGGTTTAGCAGTTGAAGGTTCATTCTTCCAATCCCTTTTTAATGGGCTGGTTAAGGAAGGCGAGGTTCTTGGTACACTTCGTGCAGGAATTCATTGGACTCCAACT GTTTTCGCTATTGCTCAAAAGGAGTGTGTTGATTCTTTCTTCTCACAG AACTCTTTTATCAGCTATGACACTTTGCATAAACTTGGAATTTCCCAGCCTATTCAGTACTTGCAG CCCAGATTTCCTGAAGGCATACCACTAGTTACAGCATTTGTTCACCCTTCAATGATTGAGATGTTGGATGCTGCTATTGAGGATGCAATTGAACGTGGTAGCTG GCTTGATTCTCTTTCTTTATTGCCCACATCTTTTGGAGCCCAAGATGCATCTAAGATTTTGTCCCTTTCCCCTTCTGTTCAGTCAGCACTCAAG GCTAATAAGGCACTCATCGTAGGGGATTCCTATTTATTTAGCAGCAGCTTTGTGAAG GATGTCTATGATCGTGTAGAGAAAGAGTTGGAAACCCTTAGCCATAGTGGGTCTTCCACTATTATTCTGAGTGATGATTCACACATGGTTAAGGAAGCTAAAGCCGGAAAAGATTTAAGCAAGTCTTCAGAGCCAGTTGAAATTGTTACTGAGAGTGGCAACAAAAAGCGTGGTACTGAGAAAGGATCaaagaagaaaaagggaaaatcttCGGGTGCAAGAACAGTGTCAGCTGAAGGTGATTCGGAAAACGAGGATTACATCCCCACCAAATCTAAGAAAAACCAGAAGAAAGGCAAGGATGCATCTTCCTCTCAGGTTGCAGACTCGAGAAAAGTAGTGAAGAAGGACTCAATTAAAGCACAGGAGGAAAATGTGCCTTCAGAAGAATGGTTAATGCAAAAGCTTGAGGCCCTGCTTCCTGATTTCGAAGAACAAG GTGTTGATGATCCTCAAGCAATTCTTAAATATTTGGCTGACTATTTAAGACCTATGCTAGCAAATTATTTGAAGGAGAGGAGAAAGGCATTGTTCACAGAAAATGTggagaaaatgaaaattttacttGATAATTTGCAAAGGAAACTTGATGAG TCTTTCTTAAATATGCAGCTTTATGAGAAGGCATTAGATTTGTTTGAAGATGACCAGTCAACTTCT gttACTTTGCACAGGCACTTGCTTAGAACTGTTGCCACTTCGATAGCTGATATGCTTTTCCATAACCTG AACTTGCACAACAAGTTAAAAAATGGGACTCAAGTTGAAGATTCTCAAAATTCAGAAAGCATTTCACTTAGCCCCGGTGAAAGAACTGCTATA GCTAAGAGCCTTCCTGAATCTCAGTCAAAACGAGCCCTGGCAGTGGTTGAAGCTTTGGAAGGGAAG CGGGTGGAGACATTCATGCCTGCACTGAGAGACTTGGCTGAGGAGAG TGGGTTATTCCTTAAAAAGCTTGACAAAAAATTGGAAAGAACTCTCTTGCATTCATATCGCAAG GATTTGACTTCTCAAGTATCTGCTGAAACTGACCCAGTTTCTCTTCTGCCGAAAGTTGTTTCCCTACTTTATATACAG GTTCACAGTAGAGCTCTTCAAGCTCCTGGACGGGCAATTTCTGTTGCTGTAACTCGATTGAAG GATAAACTAGATGATTCAGCATACAAGATCTTGACAGATTTCCAAACTGCAACAGTGACACTTTTAGCACTTATTTCTGCTGCAGCTGGTGAT GAAGCAGACTGTTCATCTGATAGAATTTTGAGTAAAAAGGAGCTTTTGGAGGGCCAAATGCCGGCGCTAAAAGCTTTGGTTTTAGGCTTCTCTGGCTCTCAAGCTTGA